One segment of Sphingomonas telluris DNA contains the following:
- a CDS encoding RsmB/NOP family class I SAM-dependent RNA methyltransferase has protein sequence MTPAARLQAAIEILDEVIVSARDDGAPADTIVTRYFKTRRYAGSKDRRAVRELVFRAIRAVAQRPSSGRAAVLALAEDDPSLNDLFGEPRGPEPLVDGEEVSERGVVPEWLGAELSPLVEPDEWRAMLERAPLDLRVNIARASREDVLGEFEGAEPTPLSPWGIRLAADTRIDEHAAFARGLVEVQDEGSQLIALACDAKGGERILDLCAGAGGKSLALAAAAPSAAILATDSNRARLSKLGPRAERAQAAIEVRLLNPPNELQELSDWRGQADVVLVDAPCSGSGTWRRNPEGRWRLTPERLDRVVGVQKRLLEMAAEMVKPGGRLVYAVCSLLSREGAGQIQGFLDGHSSWIVEETPIAAGRLDGAGRLLTPGHDATDGFFVARLVRFC, from the coding sequence ATGACTCCGGCCGCACGGCTCCAGGCGGCGATCGAGATCCTGGACGAGGTCATCGTATCAGCTCGTGACGACGGGGCGCCGGCGGACACGATCGTCACGCGCTATTTCAAGACACGGCGGTACGCGGGGTCGAAGGATCGTCGCGCGGTGCGGGAGCTTGTATTTCGAGCCATCCGTGCCGTCGCCCAGCGGCCATCAAGCGGACGTGCCGCCGTTCTCGCGCTCGCGGAGGACGATCCTTCGCTGAATGACCTCTTCGGCGAGCCCCGCGGTCCGGAGCCGTTGGTCGACGGCGAGGAAGTCTCCGAGAGGGGCGTGGTGCCCGAATGGCTGGGCGCCGAACTTTCGCCTCTCGTCGAGCCCGATGAATGGCGAGCGATGCTCGAAAGGGCGCCACTCGACTTGCGCGTGAACATCGCTCGCGCCAGCCGCGAAGACGTTCTCGGAGAATTCGAGGGAGCAGAACCGACGCCGCTCAGCCCATGGGGCATCCGCCTGGCGGCGGACACGCGGATCGACGAGCATGCCGCCTTCGCTCGTGGGCTTGTGGAGGTACAGGACGAGGGCAGCCAACTGATCGCGCTCGCGTGCGACGCGAAGGGCGGTGAGCGCATTCTCGACCTTTGCGCCGGAGCAGGCGGCAAATCGCTGGCGCTAGCCGCTGCGGCTCCGTCAGCGGCGATCCTCGCGACCGACAGCAATCGCGCCAGACTCTCCAAGCTAGGGCCGCGCGCGGAGCGAGCGCAGGCCGCCATCGAGGTGCGGCTCTTGAACCCGCCGAATGAGCTTCAGGAGCTGTCCGACTGGCGCGGGCAGGCGGACGTGGTGCTCGTGGACGCGCCTTGCTCCGGAAGCGGTACCTGGCGCCGCAATCCGGAGGGCCGCTGGCGGCTCACTCCCGAGCGGCTGGACCGTGTCGTTGGGGTGCAGAAGCGACTGCTCGAAATGGCGGCGGAGATGGTCAAGCCTGGCGGGCGCCTTGTTTATGCGGTTTGCTCGCTGCTGTCCCGGGAGGGGGCAGGCCAGATACAGGGCTTTCTCGATGGCCATTCATCGTGGATTGTGGAGGAAACGCCTATCGCCGCCGGGCGTTTGGACGGTGCAGGGCGCCTGCTCACACCGGGACATGACGCTACTGACGGCTTTTTCGTCGCGCGGCTGGTTCGCTTTTGTTAG
- the rsmA gene encoding 16S rRNA (adenine(1518)-N(6)/adenine(1519)-N(6))-dimethyltransferase RsmA — MTPEAEFEPLRAVISRHGLQASKALGQNFILDRHLLARIAAVPGDLNGQRVYEVGPGPGGLTHGLLAAGANVVAVERDRRCLPALAELEALFPTKLQVLEADALSIDEQAAVGAGAHIVSNLPYNVGTALLLRWLSGPWLPWWRSATLMFQREVADRIVAKPGSKDYGRLSVLAQWRAEARIAMNVHRSAFTPPPKVMSAVVHIVPREMPASVTPAVLERLTEAAFGQRRKMLRSSVKDVPGALEALEKHGIDPTRRAETVSVAEFVEVARELSARR; from the coding sequence GTGACGCCAGAAGCCGAGTTCGAACCGCTCCGCGCCGTCATTTCCCGCCATGGGTTGCAAGCGAGCAAGGCCCTTGGACAGAACTTCATCCTCGATCGGCACCTGCTGGCGCGCATTGCGGCGGTGCCGGGGGACCTGAACGGTCAGCGGGTCTATGAAGTCGGGCCGGGCCCCGGAGGTCTCACGCACGGGCTGCTTGCGGCGGGGGCGAATGTCGTCGCGGTCGAGCGCGACCGGCGTTGCCTGCCCGCACTGGCCGAGCTCGAAGCGCTATTCCCGACGAAGCTTCAGGTGCTCGAAGCCGATGCATTGTCCATCGACGAGCAAGCGGCCGTCGGTGCAGGAGCGCACATCGTCTCCAACCTCCCCTACAACGTCGGTACGGCCCTGCTCCTGCGGTGGCTGAGCGGTCCGTGGCTGCCCTGGTGGCGTTCGGCCACCCTGATGTTCCAGCGCGAGGTCGCCGATCGCATCGTGGCGAAGCCCGGGAGCAAAGACTACGGGCGCCTCTCCGTGCTTGCCCAATGGCGCGCTGAGGCGCGGATTGCGATGAACGTGCATCGTTCCGCCTTCACGCCTCCACCCAAGGTTATGTCGGCGGTTGTGCACATCGTTCCGCGGGAAATGCCGGCCAGCGTCACGCCCGCGGTGCTGGAGCGGCTAACCGAGGCCGCGTTCGGGCAGCGCCGGAAGATGCTGCGCTCGAGCGTGAAGGACGTTCCCGGCGCTCTGGAGGCGCTCGAAAAGCACGGGATCGACCCCACGCGTCGCGCGGAGACGGTGAGCGTCGCCGAATTCGTGGAAGTTGCGCGCGAGCTTTCCGCCCGCCGCTAG
- the pdxA gene encoding 4-hydroxythreonine-4-phosphate dehydrogenase PdxA, producing MAHAPFGPLAVSLGDPAGIGPEVVAKCWDGRDGFNLPAFVAIGDPRSITNVWDGPIEIVEDPRQADAVFDHALPVIQIAAASADAPGQPSVHGAHCSLDSLEIAVGLTRSGSAAAVVTGPVSKEQLYSIGFSHPGQTEFVAERCGVGSGNVAMMLAGPTLRTVPVTTHLPLADVAQRLSPGLIEARGRTTLRGLQRNFGIANPVLAISGLNPHAGEGGMLGREEVEIIEPAIAALRAEGWRVTGPHPADTMFHAAARARYDAALCMYHDQALIPVKALHFEDGVNVTLGLPIIRTAPDHGTAFDIAGQDRADPRPLAAAIRMAAICAANREVAE from the coding sequence ATGGCTCACGCTCCCTTCGGTCCACTGGCCGTCTCCCTGGGAGACCCCGCGGGTATCGGCCCGGAAGTCGTGGCAAAGTGCTGGGACGGGCGCGACGGGTTTAACCTCCCTGCCTTCGTCGCGATCGGCGACCCGCGCTCGATCACGAACGTCTGGGACGGACCCATCGAGATCGTCGAAGATCCGCGTCAGGCAGACGCAGTCTTCGATCACGCCCTGCCGGTCATCCAGATTGCCGCCGCGAGCGCCGACGCTCCGGGCCAGCCGAGCGTCCACGGCGCGCATTGCTCGCTGGATTCGCTGGAGATCGCGGTCGGACTGACACGCTCCGGATCGGCCGCGGCGGTCGTCACCGGTCCCGTGTCGAAAGAGCAGCTCTACTCCATCGGGTTCAGCCATCCCGGCCAGACCGAATTCGTTGCGGAGCGCTGCGGTGTGGGTAGCGGCAACGTGGCAATGATGCTCGCAGGACCAACGCTTCGCACCGTGCCCGTCACGACGCATCTACCGTTGGCCGATGTCGCGCAGCGCCTGTCGCCTGGGCTCATCGAGGCTCGGGGCCGCACGACGCTACGCGGACTTCAAAGGAATTTCGGGATCGCGAATCCCGTTCTCGCCATTTCGGGGCTAAATCCGCATGCGGGTGAAGGAGGCATGCTCGGCCGCGAGGAGGTGGAGATCATCGAGCCAGCGATTGCTGCCCTGCGCGCCGAAGGCTGGCGAGTCACCGGCCCCCACCCCGCCGACACCATGTTCCACGCGGCGGCACGCGCTCGTTACGACGCGGCGCTCTGCATGTACCACGACCAGGCGCTCATCCCGGTGAAGGCGCTGCACTTCGAGGATGGGGTCAATGTGACCCTCGGCCTGCCGATCATCCGCACCGCGCCTGACCATGGCACGGCATTCGACATCGCCGGCCAGGATCGCGCCGATCCTCGCCCGTTGGCAGCGGCAATCCGCATGGCCGCGATTTGCGCGGCGAACCGGGAAGTGGCGGAGTGA
- a CDS encoding peptidylprolyl isomerase: MSAAFDFFPVRARYAAAAFALAVATTAAAQNAADAGPAQPNSTSALRLPENPQIFGAAMPSVVKATAIVNGEVITQTDVDQRLALLAIANDGKLPTDQMEALRQQVLRNLIDESLQIQAAKAAEIKVTDKDIDRTLERVAGNVKMNSAQLGDYLKNNNSSVRSLRRQIQGEIAWRRLQQQKIESSVNVGDEEVKAVLERLNAAKGTQEYKVGEIFLSASPATMQQAMANAGKIIEQLRQGASFAGYARQYSEASTAAVGGDLGWVRPEQLPDQLSNVLRQMNTGQVSAPIPVPGGVSIIAVLDSRKILGADPRNAVLSLKQVSITFPAGTTRPQAEARVAKFAEAARNVGGCGGADKIAAEFNGEVVQSDQIRLRDLPPALQEIMLPLQVGQATRPFGSIEEGVRTLVICGRDEADASAPTFDQVYNQISEERVNTRARRYLRDLRRDAVIEFR, from the coding sequence GTGTCAGCAGCATTCGACTTCTTTCCGGTGCGTGCACGGTATGCCGCGGCAGCATTTGCGCTGGCCGTCGCCACCACCGCTGCGGCACAGAATGCAGCCGACGCCGGCCCTGCTCAGCCGAACAGCACGAGCGCTCTTCGTCTTCCGGAAAACCCTCAGATCTTCGGCGCGGCCATGCCTTCGGTCGTGAAGGCCACCGCCATCGTCAACGGTGAAGTGATTACGCAGACCGACGTCGACCAGCGGCTTGCGCTTCTGGCGATCGCAAACGACGGCAAGCTGCCGACCGATCAGATGGAGGCACTGCGCCAGCAGGTCCTCCGTAACCTGATCGACGAAAGCCTCCAGATCCAGGCGGCCAAAGCGGCGGAGATCAAGGTCACCGATAAGGATATCGACCGCACGCTCGAGCGTGTCGCGGGCAACGTAAAGATGAACTCGGCGCAGCTCGGCGACTATCTCAAGAACAACAATTCCTCGGTGCGCAGCCTTCGCCGGCAGATCCAGGGCGAGATCGCGTGGCGGCGCCTGCAGCAGCAGAAGATCGAGAGCTCGGTCAACGTCGGCGACGAAGAAGTGAAGGCCGTTCTCGAGCGGCTGAACGCAGCGAAGGGTACGCAGGAATATAAGGTCGGCGAGATCTTCCTGTCTGCTAGCCCTGCCACGATGCAGCAGGCGATGGCCAACGCCGGCAAGATCATCGAGCAGCTCCGGCAAGGTGCTTCGTTCGCGGGATACGCGCGGCAATATTCGGAAGCGTCTACCGCTGCCGTCGGCGGCGACCTCGGTTGGGTCCGGCCCGAGCAGCTTCCCGACCAGCTGTCGAACGTGCTGCGCCAGATGAACACCGGGCAGGTCAGCGCTCCGATCCCGGTTCCGGGCGGCGTCTCGATCATCGCGGTCCTCGACTCGCGCAAGATCCTCGGCGCGGATCCGCGCAATGCGGTCCTGAGCCTAAAGCAGGTGTCGATCACCTTCCCGGCGGGAACCACTCGCCCGCAGGCCGAAGCTCGTGTCGCCAAGTTCGCGGAAGCGGCGCGTAACGTGGGCGGCTGCGGCGGTGCCGACAAGATCGCCGCGGAGTTCAACGGCGAGGTCGTCCAGAGCGATCAGATCCGTCTGCGCGACCTGCCGCCGGCGCTCCAGGAGATCATGCTCCCGCTGCAGGTCGGTCAGGCGACTCGTCCGTTCGGATCGATCGAGGAAGGCGTTCGCACCCTGGTGATCTGCGGTCGCGACGAAGCCGACGCGAGCGCTCCGACCTTCGACCAGGTCTACAACCAGATCAGCGAGGAGCGAGTGAACACTCGCGCCCGCCGCTACCTGCGCGACCTTCGCCGCGATGCGGTGATCGAGTTCCGTTAA
- a CDS encoding LPS-assembly protein LptD, with protein sequence MQDTVSPAPPAPAPSTQAPPEADQLIEFSSDQVTYDSDKDVVVASGMVRMSRDGNYLAADQVTWNRGTGQVLATGNVVVMTPQGDKLIGENVVLTDTLKEGTMDNLLVVLESGGRIAATKGRRTGDLAVLDNAIYSACPVTTPTGCPRNPSWSITAAKVIYDPDGERVRFQGGRMQIFGVTLPLLPIFSIATGSGGGGVSGWLVPDFSISHKKGLELAVPYYHRLGPNRDITITPHVYTSAFPAIEAKYRELNSLGAFQLGGFVTYGRIEKLTELGEIEESEKKGIRAYFEGNGKYQLDPLWSVTGSFRFVTDKTFARRYDITHDDQLRSFINAERISPNSYISIAGWAFQGLRVDDVQKRIPIALPAIDARFLIDPPVLGGKIELQANSLSILRIEGQDTQRAFASAKWDIRRLTNWGQEVTFTGYVRGDVYHTDDAESTLVPLYRGTDGWHGRGIAALAADVRWPFIGPLFGGVQKLTPRVQVVLTPPTKNLDIPNEDARSVDLEDSNLFALNRFPGYDRWEDGSRVTYGVDWSYERPMLSIMTTIGQSYRLTNKEGIFPEGTGLAGRTSDIVGRTRVRYGRFIDVTHRFRLDKDNLAFRRNELDLTVGSEQTYFQIGYLRLNRDIDEAVEDLRDKEELRAAARIKFARHWSVFGATVLDLTGKGEDPLALSDGFDPVRQRLGIDYEDDCIALGVSWRRDYERFGGFSEGSTFSFRISLKGLGR encoded by the coding sequence GTGCAAGACACGGTCAGCCCCGCTCCTCCCGCCCCAGCTCCTTCGACACAGGCTCCGCCTGAAGCCGACCAGCTGATCGAGTTCAGCTCGGACCAGGTCACCTACGACAGCGACAAGGACGTCGTCGTCGCGTCGGGCATGGTGCGCATGTCGCGCGACGGCAATTACCTCGCTGCCGACCAGGTCACCTGGAATCGCGGCACCGGGCAAGTGCTCGCGACCGGCAACGTCGTCGTGATGACCCCGCAGGGCGACAAGCTTATCGGCGAGAATGTCGTCCTGACCGACACGCTCAAGGAAGGCACGATGGATAACCTCCTGGTCGTGCTCGAGAGCGGCGGCCGGATCGCTGCGACCAAGGGCCGCCGGACGGGCGACCTGGCGGTTCTCGACAACGCAATCTATTCGGCATGCCCCGTCACGACACCGACCGGCTGCCCGCGCAATCCCAGCTGGTCGATCACGGCCGCGAAGGTGATCTACGATCCCGACGGCGAGCGCGTCCGCTTCCAGGGCGGGCGGATGCAGATCTTCGGCGTCACCCTGCCGCTGCTGCCCATCTTCAGCATCGCGACCGGATCCGGAGGCGGCGGAGTCAGCGGGTGGCTCGTCCCGGACTTCAGCATCTCTCACAAGAAGGGCCTGGAGCTCGCGGTTCCCTACTATCACCGGCTCGGGCCGAACCGCGACATCACCATCACGCCGCACGTCTACACGTCGGCCTTCCCCGCGATCGAAGCCAAGTATCGCGAGCTCAACAGCCTTGGTGCATTCCAGCTCGGCGGCTTCGTCACCTACGGCCGCATCGAGAAGCTGACCGAGCTCGGCGAGATCGAGGAATCGGAAAAGAAGGGTATCCGCGCCTACTTCGAAGGGAACGGCAAGTACCAGCTCGACCCGCTGTGGAGCGTCACCGGCTCCTTCCGCTTCGTGACCGACAAGACGTTCGCTCGGCGCTACGACATCACACACGACGATCAGCTGCGGAGCTTCATCAACGCAGAGCGGATCAGCCCCAACAGCTACATCAGCATTGCCGGCTGGGCCTTCCAGGGCCTCCGCGTGGACGACGTGCAGAAGCGCATTCCGATCGCGCTTCCAGCGATCGACGCCCGCTTCCTCATCGATCCCCCCGTCCTCGGCGGAAAGATCGAGCTTCAGGCCAACAGCCTGTCGATCCTCAGGATCGAGGGACAGGACACGCAACGCGCCTTCGCCAGCGCCAAATGGGACATCCGGCGGCTGACCAACTGGGGTCAGGAAGTGACCTTCACCGGCTACGTCCGGGGCGACGTGTACCACACCGATGATGCCGAGAGCACGCTTGTGCCCCTCTACCGCGGCACAGATGGCTGGCATGGCCGCGGGATCGCGGCGCTGGCGGCGGATGTTCGCTGGCCCTTCATCGGCCCTCTCTTCGGAGGCGTGCAAAAGCTGACGCCCCGTGTGCAGGTCGTCCTCACGCCGCCGACGAAGAATCTCGACATCCCGAACGAGGACGCCCGATCCGTCGACCTCGAGGACAGCAATCTCTTCGCTCTCAACCGCTTCCCGGGGTACGACCGTTGGGAAGACGGATCCCGCGTCACCTACGGCGTCGACTGGTCTTACGAGCGGCCGATGCTGTCGATCATGACTACGATCGGTCAGAGCTACCGGCTGACCAACAAGGAAGGCATCTTTCCCGAGGGAACGGGCCTTGCCGGCCGGACCTCGGACATCGTCGGACGAACCCGCGTCCGCTACGGCCGTTTCATCGACGTCACGCACAGGTTCCGGCTCGACAAGGACAATCTCGCCTTCCGCCGCAACGAGCTCGACCTGACCGTCGGCAGCGAGCAAACCTATTTCCAGATCGGCTATCTGAGGCTCAATCGCGACATTGACGAAGCCGTCGAGGACTTGCGGGACAAGGAAGAGCTCCGCGCCGCGGCGCGTATCAAGTTCGCGCGCCACTGGTCGGTATTCGGCGCAACGGTCCTCGATCTTACCGGCAAGGGCGAAGATCCATTGGCGCTGTCAGACGGATTCGATCCCGTACGCCAGCGCCTCGGCATCGATTATGAAGACGATTGCATTGCTCTTGGCGTGTCGTGGCGCCGGGACTATGAGCGCTTTGGCGGGTTCTCGGAGGGCAGTACTTTCTCGTTCAGGATATCCCTGAAGGGACTCGGCCGCTAA
- a CDS encoding leucyl aminopeptidase, giving the protein MQIRFADTRPAGDFALVLPVAGKNRSALEALGDSRTQAESALNRQRFDGDAGSAAELFVPAESGVRRVLVVGTGEGSSEDAAEKLGGTLVARLLVSGETHAVLDVSGLNYEGDAAARAALAAALRSWRYDRYRTKLKDKQKPTLKELTIVGAGAGASDRWEQRWKPVFEGVSVTRELVTEPANIIYPETFVERTQAAVSGLGLEVDVLDGEAMRKLGMGALLGVAQGSVRDPRLLVLRWNGDAQGEAPIAFVGKGVTFDTGGISIKPAAGMEAMKWDMGGAGAVVGAMVALAKRKAKANIVAVCGLVENMPDGNAQRPGDVVTSMSGQTIEVINTDAEGRLVLADAITWVQRNYHPKLIIDLATLTGAIVISLGHEYGGLFTPDDELAAQILDAGQASGDKMWRQPMADAFDKLIDSPIADMKNVGPREGGSITAAQFIQRFVENGTRWAHLDIAGMVWSDKPNNTYDKGATGFGVRLLDRFVETSVEPR; this is encoded by the coding sequence ATGCAGATTCGCTTTGCCGACACCCGCCCCGCCGGAGACTTCGCACTCGTCCTTCCGGTCGCCGGAAAGAACCGCAGCGCGCTCGAAGCGCTTGGCGACAGCCGGACCCAGGCGGAATCTGCTTTGAACCGCCAGCGCTTTGACGGCGATGCGGGCAGCGCGGCTGAGCTGTTCGTTCCCGCTGAGAGCGGCGTCCGGCGCGTCCTGGTCGTCGGCACGGGCGAGGGATCGAGCGAAGACGCGGCCGAGAAGCTCGGCGGAACTCTCGTGGCCCGCCTGTTGGTCTCTGGCGAGACGCATGCCGTCCTCGACGTCAGTGGTCTCAACTACGAGGGCGACGCGGCGGCTCGAGCGGCCCTGGCCGCCGCGCTGCGGTCCTGGCGCTACGACCGCTACCGGACGAAGCTGAAGGACAAGCAGAAGCCGACGCTCAAGGAACTGACGATCGTCGGCGCGGGGGCTGGAGCCTCGGATCGCTGGGAGCAGCGCTGGAAGCCCGTGTTCGAGGGCGTGAGCGTCACCCGCGAACTGGTCACCGAGCCGGCGAACATCATCTACCCCGAAACCTTCGTGGAGCGCACGCAAGCCGCCGTTTCCGGCCTCGGCCTGGAGGTCGACGTTCTCGACGGCGAGGCGATGCGCAAGCTCGGCATGGGTGCGCTGCTCGGCGTCGCACAGGGCTCCGTACGTGACCCGCGCCTTCTGGTGCTGCGCTGGAACGGCGACGCACAGGGCGAAGCGCCCATCGCTTTCGTCGGCAAAGGTGTGACGTTCGACACCGGCGGCATCTCGATCAAGCCGGCCGCGGGCATGGAGGCCATGAAGTGGGACATGGGCGGCGCCGGCGCTGTCGTCGGAGCGATGGTTGCGTTGGCGAAGCGCAAGGCGAAGGCGAACATCGTCGCAGTCTGCGGGCTCGTCGAGAATATGCCCGACGGCAACGCCCAACGCCCGGGCGACGTCGTCACCAGCATGTCGGGCCAGACGATCGAGGTCATCAACACGGACGCCGAGGGTCGTCTAGTGCTCGCCGACGCGATCACCTGGGTTCAGCGCAACTATCACCCCAAGCTCATCATCGATCTCGCTACGCTGACCGGCGCCATCGTCATCAGCCTCGGCCATGAATACGGCGGTCTGTTCACGCCGGACGACGAGCTTGCGGCCCAGATTCTCGACGCAGGCCAGGCCTCGGGAGACAAGATGTGGCGCCAGCCGATGGCTGATGCGTTCGACAAGCTGATCGATTCCCCGATCGCCGACATGAAGAACGTCGGTCCGCGCGAGGGCGGCTCGATCACGGCGGCTCAATTCATCCAGCGCTTCGTCGAGAACGGAACGCGCTGGGCGCATCTCGACATCGCCGGGATGGTCTGGTCGGACAAGCCGAACAACACGTATGACAAGGGCGCCACCGGCTTCGGCGTGAGGCTGCTCGACCGCTTCGTCGAGACGTCGGTGGAGCCGCGCTGA
- a CDS encoding DNA polymerase III subunit chi, which translates to MQVDFYQLGRTPLEQVIATISQRLLAEDKRLLIVASDEGLRGRLDRMLWDNGPTSFLPHGLAGGSDDTRQPILLASEADAPNLARNILIADGEWRDVALTFDRAFFLFDASTLEGARLAWKLLAGREGVERRYWAQDERGKWVQKS; encoded by the coding sequence ATGCAGGTCGACTTCTACCAGCTGGGACGCACACCGCTTGAGCAGGTCATCGCGACCATTTCGCAAAGGCTGCTGGCCGAAGACAAACGCCTGCTGATCGTCGCGAGCGATGAGGGCCTGCGCGGGCGGCTTGACCGGATGTTGTGGGATAACGGCCCGACCAGCTTTCTCCCGCATGGTCTCGCCGGCGGAAGCGACGACACGCGCCAGCCCATCCTCCTCGCCAGTGAGGCCGACGCGCCCAATCTCGCGCGCAACATCCTGATCGCCGACGGGGAGTGGAGGGACGTCGCACTGACGTTCGACCGCGCATTCTTCCTGTTCGATGCATCGACACTCGAAGGCGCGCGACTCGCATGGAAGCTTCTGGCCGGGCGGGAAGGGGTCGAGCGCCGCTACTGGGCGCAGGACGAGCGAGGAAAGTGGGTCCAGAAGAGCTGA
- the ndk gene encoding nucleoside-diphosphate kinase produces the protein MAATRTFSIIKPDATRRNLTGAITKKLEDAGLRVVASKRIRMTRDQAEGFYGVHRERPFFNDLCTFMTSGPVVVQVLEGENAVLRNREVMGATNPAQADEGTIRKEFAESIEANSVHGSDSDENAQIEIDFFFKPEEIVG, from the coding sequence ATGGCCGCTACGCGCACCTTTTCGATCATCAAGCCCGACGCCACCCGCCGCAACCTGACGGGCGCGATCACCAAGAAGCTGGAGGACGCCGGCCTGCGGGTCGTCGCTTCGAAGCGCATCCGCATGACCCGCGACCAGGCGGAAGGCTTCTACGGCGTTCACCGCGAGCGTCCATTCTTCAACGACCTCTGCACGTTCATGACCTCGGGCCCGGTCGTGGTTCAGGTCCTCGAGGGTGAGAACGCCGTCCTCCGCAACCGCGAAGTGATGGGCGCGACCAATCCGGCGCAGGCCGACGAGGGCACGATCCGCAAGGAATTCGCGGAATCGATCGAGGCGAACTCGGTTCACGGCTCGGACAGCGACGAGAACGCGCAGATCGAGATCGACTTCTTCTTCAAGCCGGAAGAAATCGTCGGTTAA
- the cls gene encoding cardiolipin synthase produces the protein MQPLQMILAGLLTLAEIAVLIRAILRPHREPASRLAWAVVIIVAPVVGLVAYLLLGEVRISLGRREKGRAIEAALHRPPGGDPRAREIDAGFYRAPFALSESINGLAPTSANEATLAADSNVAIREMVQDIDAAKETVHLLAYIWLDDCNGCLVRDALIRAAERGVKVRALADALGSRKFIRSKNWRELVASGGDFRVALPVGNPFWTFIRGRVDLRNHRKMLIIDNMIAWCGSQNVADPEFRIKPHYAPWVDVMSRWRGPVARHCQYLFVSDWMGDGGDDISGLLSAPTTAPVGGKITAQVIGTGPTVRYDAMPSCFSEFIHSAREELVVTTPYFVPDEQVLFALLAAARRGVRTVLVLPQRNDSRVVQATSRSYYEDLVHAGVNLLEYRCGLLHAKTMVADRKIGLIGSANLDRRSFELNFENNILFADEDFAAAIRARQDEYIADSDPVTQVDIDRFSIAARLWQNSVAMLSPIL, from the coding sequence ATGCAGCCCCTCCAGATGATCCTCGCCGGGCTGCTGACGCTGGCCGAGATCGCCGTTCTGATTCGCGCGATCCTTCGCCCGCATCGGGAGCCGGCCTCTCGCCTTGCCTGGGCTGTCGTCATCATCGTTGCCCCTGTAGTCGGTCTCGTCGCCTATCTTCTGCTGGGCGAGGTCAGGATCAGCCTGGGCCGGCGGGAGAAAGGGCGAGCCATCGAGGCTGCTCTGCACCGTCCGCCGGGCGGCGACCCCAGGGCGCGTGAGATCGACGCCGGATTCTATCGGGCTCCGTTCGCGCTTTCGGAAAGCATCAACGGCCTTGCTCCGACCAGCGCGAACGAAGCGACTTTGGCCGCCGACAGCAACGTGGCTATCCGGGAGATGGTCCAGGATATCGATGCCGCCAAAGAGACCGTTCACCTGCTGGCTTACATCTGGCTGGACGACTGCAACGGCTGCCTGGTCCGCGATGCGCTGATCCGCGCCGCTGAGCGAGGTGTGAAGGTGCGGGCCCTCGCCGACGCGCTGGGCTCAAGGAAATTCATCCGGTCCAAGAACTGGCGCGAGCTGGTGGCAAGCGGCGGGGATTTCCGCGTCGCTCTGCCGGTCGGGAATCCCTTCTGGACCTTCATTCGCGGTCGCGTGGACCTGCGCAACCATCGCAAGATGCTGATCATCGACAATATGATCGCCTGGTGCGGAAGCCAGAACGTCGCGGACCCCGAGTTCCGCATCAAGCCGCACTACGCACCTTGGGTCGACGTCATGAGCCGCTGGCGCGGGCCCGTCGCGCGGCACTGCCAGTATCTGTTCGTGTCCGACTGGATGGGCGATGGCGGGGACGACATCAGCGGCTTGCTGTCAGCGCCCACTACGGCACCCGTCGGCGGAAAGATCACGGCGCAAGTCATCGGAACCGGTCCAACGGTCCGTTACGACGCCATGCCCTCCTGCTTCTCCGAGTTCATTCATTCGGCGCGCGAGGAGTTGGTCGTTACGACGCCCTATTTCGTCCCGGACGAGCAGGTGCTGTTCGCCCTGCTGGCGGCGGCCCGCCGGGGAGTGCGGACCGTCCTCGTCTTGCCGCAGCGTAACGATAGCCGCGTTGTGCAGGCCACCAGCCGAAGCTATTACGAGGATCTGGTCCACGCGGGCGTGAACCTGTTGGAATATCGTTGCGGGTTGCTCCACGCGAAGACGATGGTCGCCGACCGCAAGATCGGTCTAATCGGGTCCGCCAACCTCGACCGGCGGAGCTTTGAGCTGAATTTCGAGAACAACATCCTGTTCGCGGACGAGGATTTTGCCGCGGCCATCCGGGCCCGCCAGGACGAATATATCGCCGATTCCGACCCGGTGACTCAGGTGGATATCGACCGGTTCAGCATCGCGGCCCGCCTGTGGCAGAACAGCGTCGCGATGCTGAGCCCGATCCTTTAA
- a CDS encoding MmcQ/YjbR family DNA-binding protein — MIEVLDRIRQAALELPETEERVSHGQPTFFVAGKQFAQFRDNHHGDGKTVVCVRTSGLDEQAMLLESDPETYSKPAYFHSSGWVSINLAGDKVDWDHVADRIAESWELAAPRRLLEAGGR; from the coding sequence ATGATCGAAGTCCTGGACCGAATCCGCCAAGCTGCGCTCGAGCTGCCCGAGACGGAGGAGCGAGTGTCCCACGGACAGCCGACTTTCTTCGTCGCCGGCAAGCAATTCGCTCAGTTCCGGGACAATCATCACGGCGACGGGAAGACCGTCGTCTGCGTGCGCACCAGCGGCCTCGACGAGCAGGCCATGCTGCTTGAAAGCGACCCCGAAACCTATTCGAAGCCGGCCTATTTCCATTCATCGGGCTGGGTCTCGATCAACCTCGCAGGCGACAAGGTCGACTGGGACCATGTCGCGGATCGCATCGCCGAAAGCTGGGAGCTTGCGGCGCCGCGAAGGTTGCTGGAAGCAGGCGGTCGATGA